One genomic region from Burkholderia latens encodes:
- a CDS encoding MFS transporter — protein sequence MSWTREQRNVTIAAYLGWTLDAFDFFLMVFVLKDIAAEFASTIPAVAFALTLTLAMRPIGALIFGRLADRFGRRPTLMVNIACYSLLELASGFAPSLTALLVLRALFGIAMGGEWGVGSALTMETVPTHARGIVSGLLQAGYPSGYLLASIVFGLLYQYIGWRGMFMIGVLPALLVLYVRAHVPESPAWKQMEKRARPGLAATLQQNWKLTIYAIVLMTAFNFFSHGTQDLYPTFLREQHHFDPHTVSWITIVLNIGAIVGGLSFGAISERIGRRRAIFIAALIALPVLPLWAFASGALALAAGAFLMQISVQGAWGVIPVHLNEISPDEIRATFPGVVYQLGNLLASGNATMQASLAVSQGNNYGFALALVAGIVAVVIAVLILFSRERRGIDMTQSVNTRTTAG from the coding sequence ATGAGCTGGACCCGCGAACAACGCAACGTCACGATCGCCGCCTACCTCGGGTGGACGCTCGACGCATTCGACTTTTTCCTGATGGTGTTCGTGCTGAAGGACATTGCCGCCGAATTCGCGTCGACGATCCCCGCGGTCGCGTTCGCACTCACGCTGACGCTCGCAATGCGCCCGATCGGCGCGCTGATCTTCGGCCGGCTCGCTGACCGCTTCGGTCGCCGCCCGACGCTGATGGTCAACATCGCGTGTTATTCGCTGCTCGAGCTCGCGTCCGGCTTCGCGCCGAGTCTGACCGCGCTGCTGGTACTGCGCGCACTGTTCGGGATCGCGATGGGCGGCGAATGGGGCGTCGGCTCCGCACTGACGATGGAAACCGTGCCGACCCATGCGCGCGGCATCGTGTCGGGATTGCTGCAGGCCGGCTATCCGAGCGGTTACCTGCTCGCGTCCATCGTGTTCGGCCTCCTCTACCAGTACATCGGCTGGCGCGGGATGTTCATGATCGGCGTGCTGCCCGCGCTGCTCGTGCTGTACGTGCGCGCGCACGTGCCCGAATCGCCCGCGTGGAAGCAGATGGAAAAGCGTGCACGGCCGGGTCTCGCCGCAACGTTGCAGCAGAACTGGAAGCTCACGATCTACGCGATCGTGCTGATGACCGCGTTCAACTTCTTCTCGCACGGCACGCAGGATCTCTACCCGACCTTCCTGCGCGAACAGCATCACTTCGATCCGCACACCGTGTCGTGGATCACGATCGTGCTGAACATCGGCGCGATCGTCGGCGGGCTGTCGTTCGGCGCGATTTCCGAGCGCATCGGCCGACGTCGCGCGATTTTCATCGCCGCGCTGATCGCGCTGCCGGTGCTGCCGCTGTGGGCGTTCGCGAGCGGCGCGCTCGCGCTCGCCGCCGGCGCGTTTCTGATGCAGATCTCCGTGCAGGGCGCGTGGGGCGTGATCCCCGTCCACCTGAACGAAATCTCGCCGGATGAAATTCGCGCGACGTTCCCCGGTGTCGTCTATCAACTCGGCAATCTGCTCGCATCGGGCAACGCGACAATGCAGGCTTCGCTCGCGGTTTCGCAAGGCAACAACTACGGGTTTGCGCTCGCGCTCGTCGCCGGCATCGTCGCCGTCGTGATCGCGGTGCTGATCCTGTTCAGCCGGGAACGCCGCGGGATTGATATGACGCAATCGGTCAATACGCGTACTACTGCCGGTTGA
- a CDS encoding GNAT family N-acetyltransferase, whose translation MNEPSVATLPVLETERLWLRQRVLDDLDACIEMDRDPEVTRHIAGPWHDPVEHRRFVTHRITREYPPGLGYWSIFEKAAPEAFIGWILLIPDYANGARDVEIGWRLVRAAWGRGIASEAAAAVVRHAFDTVRLPRMIADIAEANTGSLNVARKLGMRRVGVVQDGIPYIRHRLERDDLRT comes from the coding sequence ATGAACGAACCTTCCGTCGCCACGTTGCCCGTCCTCGAGACCGAGCGGTTGTGGCTGCGGCAGCGCGTGCTGGACGATCTCGACGCGTGCATCGAGATGGATCGCGATCCGGAAGTCACGCGGCACATCGCAGGGCCATGGCACGACCCGGTCGAGCACCGCCGCTTCGTCACGCACCGCATCACACGCGAGTATCCGCCCGGCCTCGGCTACTGGTCGATCTTCGAGAAGGCCGCGCCCGAAGCGTTCATCGGCTGGATCCTGCTGATTCCCGATTATGCGAACGGCGCGCGCGACGTCGAGATCGGCTGGCGGCTCGTGCGTGCGGCTTGGGGGCGCGGCATCGCGAGCGAGGCCGCCGCGGCCGTCGTGCGTCACGCGTTCGACACCGTGCGGCTGCCGCGCATGATCGCCGACATTGCCGAGGCGAACACGGGCTCGCTGAACGTCGCGCGCAAGCTCGGGATGCGCCGCGTGGGTGTCGTGCAGGACGGGATTCCGTACATTCGCCATCGCCTCGAACGCGACGACCTGCGCACGTGA
- a CDS encoding ParB-like protein translates to MALGNDVHLIPVRLDALRPTQMTVGYREVKAKRKHWKTLGKRARKAAIESHWFPAVLGPGGLHYITDHHHLGLALIEEGESSVNAMLLKDLSWLDDTIFWRMMEHNQWVHPFGVDGSRRDYAQLPKSLTGLADDPYRSLAGELRTAGGYAKDATPFSEFLWADYLRQHVTLDQIRKNFSKALDVALSRAHDQDARYLPGWSGVIAVKP, encoded by the coding sequence GTGGCACTCGGCAACGACGTTCATCTGATTCCCGTCCGGCTCGACGCACTGCGTCCGACGCAAATGACGGTCGGCTATCGTGAAGTGAAAGCGAAGCGCAAACACTGGAAGACACTCGGCAAGCGTGCGCGCAAGGCCGCGATCGAATCGCACTGGTTTCCGGCCGTCCTCGGCCCGGGCGGGCTGCACTACATCACCGATCATCACCATCTCGGCCTCGCGCTGATCGAGGAAGGGGAGTCGAGCGTGAACGCGATGCTGCTGAAGGATCTATCCTGGCTCGACGACACGATCTTCTGGCGGATGATGGAACACAACCAGTGGGTGCATCCGTTCGGCGTGGACGGCTCGCGCCGCGACTACGCGCAATTGCCGAAGTCGCTGACGGGGCTCGCGGACGACCCGTATCGCAGTCTCGCGGGCGAACTGCGCACCGCCGGCGGCTATGCGAAGGACGCGACGCCGTTCAGCGAATTCCTGTGGGCCGATTACCTGCGCCAGCACGTGACGCTCGACCAGATCCGCAAGAACTTCTCGAAGGCGCTCGACGTCGCGCTAAGCCGCGCACACGACCAGGACGCGCGCTATCTGCCCGGGTGGTCGGGCGTGATCGCCGTGAAGCCCTGA
- a CDS encoding SulP family inorganic anion transporter, whose amino-acid sequence MTTAPTRPDAGPQHPEHFAALDAAPPPPARRIGLDALAGLSIAGLLIPEAVAYAGLANLPPQAGLIALLSGLVVYALTGSSRFAIVASTSSSAAVLAATVLAESGMALAAQLALAAALVAMTGVLFILAGAARLGGMSDFVARPVLRGFTFGLALTIVIKQLPKILAISVHHGDAPHVALELVTGAPQANLASVALGATALALLFVLGRRSRVPATLVVIVLSIAASYLLDWQHYGIAIVGHIDFRHLDFGLPQLDRNAWMQTVELAFALMLILYAESYGSIRNFALKHGDSVSANRDLVALGCANLVSGLLHGMPVGAGYSATSANEAAGAQSRFAGLWAAGVVALIVWLLLPQLARTPEPVLAAIVIFAVSHSLHPSVFRPYWAWHRDRLVVIAALLAVLVLGVLHGLLAAIGVSLLLTLRKLSEPNVSVLGRLRDGHDFVDVANHADAKTIPGVLIVRPEAQLFFANADRMLNRVRGLLKAAPDTHTVMLSLEETPDVDGTTIESLRTFAAECAARGLQFAIVRLKEHALHALRRAADATLRDDAMSELSVDESLQLLLARGSAGAGDARGA is encoded by the coding sequence ATGACAACAGCACCGACCCGACCGGATGCCGGCCCGCAGCATCCCGAGCATTTCGCTGCACTCGATGCGGCCCCGCCGCCGCCTGCGCGGCGCATTGGCCTCGATGCGCTGGCCGGCCTGTCGATCGCCGGGCTGCTGATTCCCGAGGCGGTCGCGTATGCCGGCCTCGCAAACCTGCCGCCGCAGGCCGGCCTCATCGCGCTGCTCTCGGGGCTCGTCGTCTATGCGCTGACCGGCAGCAGCCGCTTCGCGATCGTGGCGTCGACGTCGTCGTCGGCAGCGGTGCTCGCGGCGACCGTGCTGGCCGAATCCGGAATGGCGCTGGCCGCGCAGCTCGCACTGGCCGCCGCGCTCGTTGCGATGACGGGCGTGCTGTTCATCCTCGCGGGCGCCGCGCGGCTCGGCGGCATGTCGGACTTCGTCGCGCGTCCGGTCCTGCGCGGCTTCACGTTCGGATTGGCGCTGACGATCGTCATCAAGCAGTTGCCAAAGATTCTCGCGATTTCCGTGCATCACGGCGACGCGCCGCATGTCGCACTCGAACTCGTCACCGGTGCGCCGCAGGCGAATCTCGCGAGCGTCGCGCTCGGCGCGACCGCGCTCGCGCTGCTGTTCGTGCTCGGACGGCGCTCGCGCGTCCCGGCGACACTTGTCGTGATCGTGCTGTCGATCGCGGCCAGCTATCTGCTCGACTGGCAGCACTACGGGATCGCGATCGTCGGACACATCGACTTCCGGCACCTTGACTTCGGGCTGCCGCAGCTCGATCGCAACGCCTGGATGCAGACGGTCGAGCTCGCGTTCGCGCTGATGCTGATCCTGTATGCGGAGTCGTACGGATCGATTCGCAACTTCGCGCTCAAGCACGGCGACAGCGTGTCGGCGAATCGCGACCTGGTTGCGCTCGGCTGCGCGAACCTCGTATCGGGGTTGCTGCACGGGATGCCGGTCGGAGCAGGCTACTCGGCGACGTCCGCGAACGAGGCGGCCGGCGCGCAATCGCGTTTCGCCGGCCTGTGGGCGGCCGGCGTAGTTGCGTTGATCGTGTGGCTGCTGCTGCCGCAGCTCGCGCGCACGCCTGAGCCGGTGCTCGCGGCGATCGTGATTTTCGCGGTCAGCCATTCGCTGCATCCGTCGGTGTTCCGGCCGTACTGGGCGTGGCATCGCGACCGGCTCGTGGTGATTGCCGCACTGCTTGCGGTGCTCGTGCTCGGCGTGTTGCACGGGCTGCTCGCAGCGATCGGCGTGAGTCTCTTGCTGACGCTGCGCAAGCTTTCGGAGCCGAACGTGAGCGTGCTGGGCCGGCTGCGCGACGGGCACGATTTCGTCGACGTCGCGAATCACGCCGATGCGAAGACGATCCCCGGCGTGCTCATTGTGCGGCCGGAGGCGCAGTTGTTCTTCGCGAACGCGGACCGGATGCTCAATCGCGTGCGCGGGCTGCTGAAAGCCGCGCCGGACACGCATACCGTGATGCTGAGCCTGGAGGAAACGCCGGACGTCGACGGTACGACGATCGAGTCGCTGCGCACGTTCGCGGCCGAATGCGCGGCGCGCGGACTGCAGTTCGCGATCGTGCGGCTCAAGGAGCACGCGCTGCATGCGCTGCGTCGTGCGGCAGACGCTACGCTGCGCGACGATGCGATGTCGGAACTGAGTGTCGACGAGAGCCTGCAATTGCTGCTGGCGCGCGGCAGCGCCGGAGCCGGCGACGCGCGGGGCGCGTGA
- a CDS encoding carbohydrate kinase family protein: MTTTFPRLIVFGEALTDFIRDDAQHWRSIAGGSCWNVARVGARLGVPTAFAGTVSRDIFGDELMRRSADAGLDLRFIRQVDRAPLLAMVVSKQPPEYFFIGENSADLAFDPADLPNGALDAAEVVHVGSLGVVREPLASRLIEAAQTARAAGKRISFDPNYRAPMAAPSYRHTLRRLAGLADWIKVSDEDLRGLFPELDEAAALAQLREWAPDAAVLVTRGATGMQLLHRDTALFQPAFATEVADTVGCGDASIGGWLASQLAHPDATDADHLRYAAACASVACAHAGAYAPTADEVADVIARRARGEPADTAVSY, encoded by the coding sequence ATGACGACGACGTTCCCCCGCCTGATCGTATTCGGCGAAGCGCTGACCGACTTCATCCGCGACGACGCGCAGCACTGGCGCAGCATCGCCGGCGGCTCGTGCTGGAACGTCGCGCGCGTCGGCGCACGGCTTGGTGTGCCGACTGCCTTCGCCGGCACGGTCAGCCGCGACATCTTCGGCGACGAACTGATGCGCAGGAGCGCCGATGCCGGACTCGACCTGCGCTTCATCCGTCAGGTCGATCGCGCGCCGCTGCTCGCGATGGTCGTGTCGAAACAACCGCCCGAGTATTTCTTCATCGGCGAGAACAGCGCCGACCTCGCATTCGATCCGGCCGATCTGCCGAACGGCGCGCTCGATGCAGCGGAAGTCGTGCATGTAGGTTCGCTCGGCGTCGTGCGCGAACCGCTCGCGTCGCGCCTGATCGAAGCCGCCCAGACCGCGCGCGCGGCCGGCAAGCGAATCTCGTTCGATCCGAACTATCGCGCACCGATGGCCGCGCCGTCGTATCGCCATACGCTGCGCCGGCTCGCCGGTCTCGCCGACTGGATCAAGGTCTCGGATGAAGATCTGCGCGGGCTGTTTCCCGAACTCGACGAAGCGGCCGCGCTCGCGCAATTGCGCGAGTGGGCGCCCGATGCGGCCGTGCTGGTCACGCGCGGCGCGACCGGCATGCAGCTGCTGCATCGCGACACCGCGTTGTTCCAGCCGGCGTTCGCGACCGAAGTCGCCGACACCGTCGGCTGCGGCGACGCCAGCATCGGCGGCTGGCTCGCGAGCCAGCTCGCGCATCCCGACGCCACGGACGCCGATCATTTGCGCTACGCGGCCGCGTGCGCGTCGGTCGCCTGTGCGCATGCGGGCGCGTATGCGCCGACTGCCGACGAGGTAGCGGACGTCATCGCCCGTCGCGCACGCGGCGAGCCGGCCGATACGGCTGTGTCTTACTAG
- a CDS encoding ABC transporter substrate-binding protein — MLKNKAALTAVACALAFGAAAAHAADKPLKSIGVTVGSLGNPYFVTIVKGAEARAKQLNPNAKVTAVSADYDLNKQFTQIDNFISAHVDMILLNATDPKAIEPAVKKAQAAGITVVAVDVAAAGANATVQTNNVKAGELACDYLAKKLNGKGNVIIENGPQVSAVIDRVNGCKTVLAKNPGIKLLSSDQDGKGSREGGMNAMQGYLTRFPKLDGVFTINDPQAIGSDLAAKQLNRPNIVITSVDGAPDIEVALKSNTLVQASSSQDPWAMAQQAVNVGYGIMNGQKPANPMILIEPTLVTRENVKSYKGWSSPR; from the coding sequence ATGTTGAAGAACAAAGCCGCCCTGACCGCCGTCGCCTGCGCACTCGCATTCGGCGCCGCCGCCGCCCATGCCGCCGACAAGCCGCTGAAATCGATCGGCGTCACGGTCGGCTCGCTCGGCAACCCGTACTTCGTCACGATCGTCAAGGGCGCCGAAGCGCGTGCGAAACAGCTCAATCCGAATGCGAAAGTCACCGCGGTGTCGGCCGACTACGATCTGAACAAGCAGTTCACGCAGATCGACAACTTCATCTCCGCGCACGTCGACATGATCCTGTTGAACGCGACCGATCCGAAGGCGATCGAACCGGCGGTGAAGAAGGCGCAGGCAGCCGGCATCACGGTCGTCGCGGTGGACGTCGCGGCCGCCGGCGCGAACGCGACCGTGCAGACCAACAACGTGAAGGCCGGCGAACTCGCATGCGATTACCTCGCGAAGAAGCTCAACGGCAAGGGCAACGTGATCATCGAGAACGGCCCGCAGGTGTCGGCCGTGATCGACCGCGTGAACGGTTGCAAGACCGTGCTTGCGAAGAACCCGGGCATCAAGCTGTTGTCGAGCGACCAGGACGGCAAGGGCTCGCGCGAAGGCGGGATGAACGCGATGCAAGGTTATCTGACGCGCTTTCCAAAGCTCGATGGCGTGTTCACGATCAACGACCCGCAGGCGATCGGCAGCGATCTCGCGGCGAAACAGCTGAATCGCCCGAACATCGTGATCACGTCGGTCGACGGCGCGCCCGACATCGAGGTGGCGCTGAAGTCCAACACGCTCGTGCAGGCGTCGTCGAGCCAGGATCCGTGGGCGATGGCGCAGCAGGCCGTCAACGTCGGCTACGGAATCATGAACGGGCAGAAACCGGCCAATCCGATGATCCTGATCGAGCCGACGCTCGTCACGCGCGAGAACGTGAAGAGCTACAAGGGCTGGAGCAGCCCGCGCTGA
- a CDS encoding ABC transporter permease subunit, with amino-acid sequence MINPTKQRNLASATAHPVANRTPLMRGADHRARMQSLMRTAGMLPVLLVLCIGFGFLTDGFFTLQNLSIVTQQASINIVLAAGMTFVILTGGIDLSVGSVLAASAVAALIASTIPGWGWLGVPIALAVGLVFGAINGGLISFLRLPPFIVTLGAMTAVRGVARLIGNDTTVFNPQLPFAFIGNGSVLGVPWLVIIAVGVIALSWFILRRTVLGMRIYSVGGNPEAARLSGINVRAIQLFVYAASGLLAGLGAVMSAARLYAANGLQLGQSYELDAIAAVILGGTSFVGGVGSIVGTLIGALIIAVLTNGLVLLGVSDIWQYIIKGLVIIGAVALDRYRQRDSART; translated from the coding sequence ATGATCAACCCGACCAAGCAGCGGAACCTCGCTTCCGCGACGGCCCATCCGGTCGCCAACCGCACGCCGCTGATGCGCGGCGCCGATCATCGCGCGCGCATGCAGTCGCTGATGCGCACCGCCGGCATGCTGCCGGTGCTGCTGGTCCTCTGCATCGGCTTCGGCTTTCTGACCGACGGCTTCTTCACGCTGCAGAATCTGTCGATCGTCACGCAGCAGGCATCGATCAACATCGTGCTGGCTGCGGGCATGACGTTCGTGATCCTGACGGGCGGCATCGACCTGTCGGTCGGCTCGGTGCTCGCCGCATCGGCCGTCGCCGCGCTGATCGCATCGACCATCCCCGGCTGGGGCTGGCTCGGCGTGCCGATCGCGCTCGCCGTCGGTCTCGTGTTCGGCGCGATCAACGGCGGCCTGATCTCGTTCCTGCGCCTGCCGCCGTTCATCGTGACGCTCGGCGCGATGACCGCCGTGCGCGGCGTCGCCCGCCTGATCGGCAACGACACCACCGTCTTCAACCCTCAACTGCCGTTCGCGTTCATCGGCAACGGCTCGGTGCTCGGCGTGCCGTGGCTCGTCATCATCGCGGTCGGGGTGATCGCGCTGTCGTGGTTCATCCTGCGCCGCACGGTGCTAGGGATGCGCATCTATTCGGTCGGCGGCAACCCGGAGGCCGCGCGGCTGTCCGGCATCAACGTGCGTGCGATTCAGCTGTTCGTCTATGCGGCATCCGGCCTGCTTGCCGGCCTCGGCGCGGTGATGTCGGCCGCGCGCCTCTATGCGGCCAACGGGCTGCAGCTCGGCCAGTCGTACGAACTCGACGCGATCGCCGCGGTGATTCTCGGCGGCACGAGCTTCGTCGGCGGTGTCGGCTCGATCGTCGGCACGCTGATCGGCGCGCTGATCATCGCGGTGCTGACCAACGGCCTCGTGCTGCTCGGCGTATCCGACATCTGGCAATACATCATCAAGGGGCTCGTAATCATCGGCGCGGTCGCGCTCGACCGCTACCGGCAGCGCGACTCGGCCCGTACCTGA
- a CDS encoding sugar ABC transporter ATP-binding protein, with protein MSRSESPRPLLEMRGISKTFPAVRALDNVSLTVYPGEIHSLMGENGAGKSTLMKILSGAYQADAGGEILIDGARIDVDGPLAARDAGVAVIYQELCLAPNLTVAENIYVGRELRRGNRRWGTIDRAAMARGCQDVLARLGAPFGPDTLVGTLSIAEQQLVEIARAVHTRARILVMDEPTTPLSSRETEHLFGLIRQLREEGLAIIYISHRMAEIYELSDRVSVLRDGSYVGTLERASLSAERLVAMMVGRDISGFYKKEHAPYDPGHLLLSVRDIADGDRVRGCSLDLHAGEVLGIAGLVGAGRTELARLIFGAEPRTRGDVKLGDRTFGAHSPRDAIDAGLVYLTEDRKRQGLFLDMSVRDNINISVCNRDARLGALDLARGAERARDAIASLSIRVPNANVNVGALSGGNQQKVLLSRLLETKPRVLILDEPTRGVDIGAKSEIYRIINELARAGVGVIVISSELPEIIGVADRVLVMREGEIAGELGGHTHTPITQEAIIALATGSQAELADAH; from the coding sequence ATGTCGCGTTCTGAGTCGCCCCGCCCGCTGCTCGAGATGCGCGGGATCAGCAAGACGTTCCCGGCCGTGCGCGCGCTCGACAACGTCAGCCTGACCGTCTATCCGGGCGAGATCCATTCTCTGATGGGCGAAAACGGCGCCGGCAAGTCGACGCTGATGAAGATCCTGTCGGGTGCGTACCAGGCTGACGCCGGCGGCGAAATCCTGATCGACGGCGCGCGCATCGACGTCGACGGCCCGCTCGCCGCACGCGATGCCGGGGTCGCCGTGATCTACCAGGAACTGTGCCTGGCGCCGAACCTGACCGTCGCCGAAAACATCTACGTCGGCCGCGAACTGCGGCGCGGCAACCGGCGCTGGGGCACCATCGACCGCGCGGCAATGGCGCGCGGCTGCCAGGACGTGCTCGCGCGTCTCGGCGCGCCGTTCGGGCCCGACACACTTGTCGGCACGCTGTCGATCGCCGAACAGCAACTCGTCGAGATCGCGCGCGCCGTGCATACCCGCGCACGCATCCTCGTGATGGACGAACCGACGACGCCGCTGTCGTCGCGCGAAACCGAGCACCTGTTCGGCCTGATCCGCCAGCTGCGCGAGGAAGGCCTCGCGATCATCTACATCAGCCACCGGATGGCGGAGATCTACGAACTGTCCGACCGCGTGTCGGTGCTGCGCGACGGGTCATACGTCGGCACGCTCGAACGCGCATCGCTGTCGGCCGAGCGGCTCGTCGCGATGATGGTCGGCCGCGACATCTCCGGCTTCTACAAGAAGGAACACGCGCCTTACGACCCCGGCCATCTGCTGCTGTCGGTGCGCGACATCGCCGACGGCGACCGCGTGCGCGGCTGCAGCCTCGACCTGCATGCCGGCGAAGTGCTCGGCATCGCCGGACTCGTCGGCGCGGGCCGCACCGAGCTCGCGCGGCTGATTTTCGGCGCGGAGCCGCGCACGCGCGGCGACGTGAAGCTCGGCGACCGCACGTTCGGCGCGCACTCGCCGCGCGACGCAATCGACGCGGGCCTCGTCTACCTGACGGAAGATCGCAAGCGCCAGGGCCTGTTCCTCGACATGAGCGTGCGCGACAACATCAACATCTCCGTGTGCAATCGCGACGCACGGCTCGGTGCGCTCGATCTCGCTCGCGGCGCCGAACGCGCGCGCGACGCGATCGCATCGCTGTCGATTCGCGTGCCGAACGCGAACGTAAACGTCGGTGCGCTGTCGGGCGGCAACCAGCAGAAAGTGCTGCTGTCGCGCCTGCTCGAAACGAAGCCGCGCGTGCTGATCCTCGATGAACCGACACGCGGCGTCGATATCGGCGCGAAATCCGAGATCTACCGGATCATCAACGAACTGGCCCGCGCGGGCGTCGGCGTGATCGTGATCTCCAGCGAATTGCCGGAGATCATCGGCGTCGCCGACCGCGTGCTCGTGATGCGCGAAGGCGAGATCGCGGGCGAACTTGGCGGCCACACGCATACCCCGATCACGCAGGAAGCGATCATCGCGCTCGCGACCGGCTCACAGGCCGAACTCGCCGACGCGCACTGA
- a CDS encoding ROK family protein, translating into MRSPHIGQGSNSANVRRYNERLLLKTLRRAGSASKADLARLANMTGTAVGSIIASLADAKLIEFAGRTEGQRGQPASLIRLDPRGAFGIGVHLDRMRIETALVNFAGDVLGRRSHDTLLPSPADVLDIVRRDIDAMQDLLPAHERARLTGVGVAQPYNLGAWMRELGLAPDTFRAWEDVDFASDLGRTVSLPVFGENDGNAAAIAELFYGYGRQCDDFVYLFIGPAIGGGIAIDGDCLRGVTGNAGDIAVIPVPPSRLASAPPPRGPWDILLARASLHALVRHLRHHGETVENRADLETCIARGLPAVDEWIDDCVDALAPALRAVLCVVDAPVVVLDADTDAGLLDAVTTRLRAALVATAPEARGTPTLVRGTFGADAGAIGAATLPMYFNFSPRAGILKGARTDLQEVHHVAF; encoded by the coding sequence ATGCGAAGCCCGCACATCGGCCAGGGCAGCAACTCGGCCAACGTGCGCCGTTACAACGAGCGCCTGCTGCTGAAAACGCTGCGCCGTGCGGGCAGCGCGTCGAAGGCCGATCTCGCCCGGCTCGCGAACATGACGGGCACGGCAGTCGGCAGCATCATCGCGTCGCTCGCCGACGCGAAGCTCATCGAATTCGCCGGGCGTACCGAAGGCCAGCGCGGCCAGCCGGCGTCGCTGATCCGCCTCGATCCGCGTGGCGCATTCGGTATCGGCGTCCATCTCGACCGGATGCGCATCGAAACGGCGCTTGTCAATTTCGCGGGCGACGTGCTCGGCCGCCGCTCGCACGACACGCTGCTCCCTTCGCCCGCCGATGTGCTCGACATCGTCCGGCGCGACATCGACGCGATGCAGGATCTGCTTCCGGCGCACGAGCGAGCGCGCTTGACGGGCGTCGGCGTCGCGCAGCCGTACAACCTCGGCGCATGGATGCGCGAGCTCGGCCTCGCGCCCGACACGTTCCGTGCGTGGGAGGACGTCGACTTCGCGAGCGACCTCGGCCGCACGGTGTCGCTGCCGGTGTTCGGTGAAAACGACGGCAACGCGGCCGCGATCGCCGAACTGTTCTACGGTTACGGCCGGCAGTGCGATGACTTCGTGTACCTGTTCATCGGCCCGGCGATCGGTGGCGGCATCGCAATCGACGGCGACTGCCTGCGCGGCGTGACCGGCAATGCCGGCGACATCGCCGTGATTCCCGTGCCGCCGAGCCGGCTGGCGTCCGCGCCGCCGCCGCGCGGCCCGTGGGACATCCTGCTCGCCCGCGCGTCGCTGCATGCGCTCGTGCGTCACCTGCGCCATCACGGCGAGACGGTCGAGAACCGCGCCGACCTCGAGACATGCATCGCCCGCGGCCTGCCGGCAGTCGACGAATGGATCGACGACTGCGTCGACGCGCTCGCGCCGGCATTGCGTGCGGTGTTGTGCGTCGTCGATGCGCCGGTGGTCGTGCTCGACGCCGATACCGATGCCGGCCTCCTCGATGCGGTCACGACGCGCCTGCGCGCGGCGCTGGTCGCGACCGCACCGGAAGCACGCGGCACACCGACGCTCGTGCGCGGCACGTTCGGCGCCGACGCCGGCGCAATCGGCGCCGCGACGCTGCCCATGTATTTCAATTTCTCCCCGCGGGCCGGCATCCTCAAGGGCGCCCGCACCGATTTGCAGGAGGTCCACCATGTCGCGTTCTGA